A DNA window from Arachis hypogaea cultivar Tifrunner chromosome 18, arahy.Tifrunner.gnm2.J5K5, whole genome shotgun sequence contains the following coding sequences:
- the LOC112770931 gene encoding TMV resistance protein N isoform X1, with translation MTSRPMDSSNRIESSSATAPRRICKCDVFISFRGPDTRNTLVDHLYNHLIRKGIFTFKDDKTLEQGQPISSQLLQAIRDSRISIVVFSPDYAASTWCLDEMAAIVDCQREFNQAVFPVFYDVDPSHVRKQNGVYQEAFISHSQKFTQDPAKVQRWKSAMTTLANSVGWDVRNKPEFGEIEKIVQKIVKTLNHKFSGFVDDLIGMQPRVEGLEKLLKLRSEDDGFRVLGLWGMGGIGKTTHATALYDRISYQFDASCFVENVSKLYNDGGAMAIQKQILRQALDEKNLDTYSPSEISGIITNRLHSIKVLVVLDNVDHLKQLEELAINPKLLCEGSRIIITTRDEHILKAYGADDVHNVPLLSDKEAHELFSRKAFKREGPSNHCEELIPEVLKYAQRHPLTIRVVGSFLCSRNAAQWRDALDRLRNNQEDEITNVLRISYDGLKYEEQEIFLHIACFFRGEREDYVKRILDVCGLHPIIGISVIAEKSLITIRNQEIHMHEMLQELGKKIVREKYPQEPGSWSRIWSYKDFHRVLMSETGKNKIKAIVLDVKEDITECNELTEGLSKMKYLELLIIHQKEYYSGGPIRSLSNYLKYLSWHDYPFPSLPSVFHPSQSLVEMNLPGSSIKRLWEGRKNFVYLTRIDLSNSKELTEMPNFECCTNLKRLDLSGCTKLQQIHPSIGFLTRLVYLNLRDCSSLVSLNFGDDKCKLSSLIVLHLSGCTKLKSTPDFSGLLNLEYLDLEQCTSLVYMHNSIWALEKLRSLSLRDNINLKGGPNGMACMTSLHTLDFQGCSNLSELRLVISRHETVRHYSTLREAIHSQVLEALTFLDLGFCNLSKVPEDIGELKGLERLNLQGNRFTSLPYTIGRLSRLAYLNLEQCFNLHSLPQLPFFNDSLGGRYFKTVSGSRNQGSGLYMFCCRIFDNCRCLNWVLVWLTRMIEQPCHFRCGFDIVIPGNEIPSWYFNHQFEGGTAIRIVDTDVDDNCIGFTFCVAFCVTNPSAVSSSSHNRLSTSLPSPLYLSFESEQAEEIFCMPCHLDCNPQFKTARKQNFDHVWIIYISRPHCHFVKTGANITFKACPGIEMKNWGLQMVFKQHIEAIKRNLKRQSKVDPFYYLMDDPEIQLHDYRLVIEDVHESYNTSIGPKIQLPYNWYVTDEEERENMEAKGKEINLANIGL, from the exons ATGACCTCTCGCCCGATGGATTCCAGCAACCGCATCGAAAGCAGCAGCGCCACCGCACCTCGGCGGATCTGCAAATGCGACGTGTTCATCAGTTTCAGGGGTCCCGACACCCGCAACACTTTGGTTGATCATCTCTACAATCACCTCATCCGAAAAGGCATCTTCACCTTCAAGGATGACAAGACGCTGGAGCAAGGTCAACCCATTTCATCACAGCTCCTGCAAGCAATTAGGGATTCAAGGATTTCCATTGTTGTCTTCTCACCAGATTATGCAGCCTCCACTTGGTGCTTAGATGAAATGGCTGCTATTGTTGACTGCCAAAGAGAGTTCAATCAAGCTGTCTTCCCGGTTTTCTATGATGTGGATCCCTCTCATGTGCGCAAACAGAACGGTGTGTACCAGGAAGCTTTTATCTCCCATTCACAGAAATTCACACAAGACCCAGCAAAGGTCCAACGCTGGAAGAGTGCTATGACCACTTTGGCCAATTCTGTTGGCTGGGATGTTAGAAATAA GCCAGAGTTTGGAGAGATtgaaaaaattgttcaaaaaatAGTGAAAACATTGAATCATAAATTCTCTGGGTTTGTTGATGACTTAATTGGGATGCAACCTCGTGTGGAAGGATTGGAAAAGCTTCTCAAGTTAAGATCAGAGGATGATGGCTTTCGAGTTTTAGGATTATGGGGGATGGGCGGTATAGGAAAGACAACTCATGCTACTGCCTTATATGATAGAATCTCTTATCAATTTGATGCTTCTTGTTTTGTTGAGAACGTGAGCAAACTTTACAATGATGGTGGTGCTATGGCCATACAAAAACAAATTCTTCGTCAAGCTCTGgatgaaaaaaatttagatacTTACAGTCCTTCCGAGATATCTGGAATTATAACAAATAGGCTACACAGTATAAAGGTTCTTGTTGTGTTGGACAATGTTGATCACCTAAAGCAATTAGAAGAGTTGGCTATCAATCCTAAATTGCTTTGTGAAGGGAGTAGAATAATCATAACCACCAGGGATGAGCATATTTTAAAAGCGTATGGAGCCGATGATGTTCACAATGTTCCCCTATTGAGTGATAAAGAAGCTCATGAGCTGTTTAGTAGAAAAGCCTTCAAGAGAGAGGGTCCAAGCAACCATTGTGAGGAGCTGATTCCTGAAGTACTTAAATACGCTCAAAGACATCCACTGACAATTAGAGTGGTGGGTTCTTTCTTGTGTTCCCGCAATGCTGCCCAATGGAGAGATGCCTTGGATAGATTAAGGAATAATCAAGAAGACGAAATTACAAACGTGCTTCGGATAAGTTATGACGGGCTAAAATATGAGGAGCAAGAAATATTTCTACACATTGCTTGTTTTTTCAGAGGGGAGAGGGAGGATTATGTAAAGAGAATATTAGATGTTTGTGGATTACATCCTATTATTGGAATTTCAGTTATTGCGGAGAAATCACTCATAACCATTAGAAACCAGGAAATTCATATGCATGAGATGTTGCAAGAATTGGGAAAGAAAATCGTTCGGGAGAAATATCCTCAAGAACCTGGATCATGGAGTAGAATATGGAGTTACAAGGATTTTCATCGTGTCTTGATGTCAGAAACG GGAAAAAATAAGATTAAAGCCATAGTTCTTGATGTGAAAGAGGATATCACCGAATGCAATGAGTTGACTGAAGGTTTGTCCAAAATGAAGTATCTTGAGCTGCTGATTATACATCAAAAGGAGTACTATTCAGGAGGACCCATCAGATCACTTTCTAATTATCTGAAGTATCTTTCATGGCATGATTACCCTTTCCCTTCTTTGCCATCAGTGTTTCACCCTTCACAAAGTCTCGTTGAAATGAATTTGCCTGGTAGCAGTATCAAACGCCTATGGGAAGGCCGTAAG AATTTTGTCTACCTGACAAGAATTGATTTGAGCAACTCGAAAGAGCTTACGGAAATGCCAAATTTTGAATGTTGCACAAATCTTAAGCGATTAGATCTTTCAGGATGCACAAAACTACAGCAGATCCACCCTTCAATCGGATTTCTTACACGACTTGTCTACTTGAATTTGAGGGACTGCAGTAGTTTGGTTAGCCTCAACTTTGGTGATGATAAATGCAAGTTAAGTTCTCTGATAGTTCTACACCTCTCAGGCTGCACAAAATTGAAAAGTACGCCAGATTTTTCAGGGCTCTTAAATCTAGAATATCTTGATCTTGAACAATGTACAAGTTTGGTTTATATGCATAACTCTATTTGGGCCCTTGAAAAACTTAGATCTTTGAGTTTGAGAGATAATATAAACCTTAAGGGGGGACCTAATGGCATGGCTTGTATGACATCTCTTCATACTCTAGATTTTCAAGGCTGCTCAAACCTTTCAGAACTTCGGCTTGTTATTAGCAGACATGAAACAGTCAGACATTACTCAACTCTTCGCGAGGCTATCCATTCACAGGTTCTGGAAGCTTTAACATTTCTGGATCTTGGCTTTTGCAATCTATCAAAGGTTCCTGAGGATATTGGGGAATTAAAGGGGTTAGAAAGACTAAATTTACAGGGAAACAGATTCACTAGTTTACCCTATACGATTGGGAGGCTTTCCAGGCTAGCATATTTGAACTTAGAACAATGCTTTAATCTTCATTCACTGCCTCAACTCCCATTTTTTAATGACTCGTTAGGAGGACGATATTTTAAAACAGTGTCCGGATCAAGGAATCAGGGGTCAGGACTATATATGTTTTGTTGTCGCATATTTGACAATTGTCGCTGTCTAAATTGGGTATTGGTCTGGCTAACAAGAATGATTGAG CAACCTTGTCATTTTAGGTGTGGCTTTGACATTGTTATCCCCGGGAATGAAATTCCATCGTGGTATTTCAATCATCAATTTGAGGGCGGAACAGCAATAAGGATAGTGGACACAGATGTGGATGACAATTGCATTGGCTTTACCTTTTGTGTAGCATTTTGTGTAACCAATCCTTCGGCAGTTTCTAGTTCTTCACATAATCGGCTGTCCACATCGTTGCCAAGTCCATTATATCTTTCCTTTGAAAGTGAACAAGCAGAAGAAATCTTCTGTATGCCATGCCATTTAGACTGCAACCCTCAGTTTAAAACTGCGAGGAAGCAAAATTTTGATCATGTCTGGATTATCTATATTTCTCGGCCACACTGCCATTTTGTGAAAACAGGAGCCAATATCACATTTAAAGCCTGCCCAGGGATTGAAATGAAGAACTGGGGGCTGCAAATGGTATTCAAGCAACATATAGAGGCAATTAAAAGAAACTTGAAACGCCAAAGTAAGGTTGACCCTTTTTATTATCTTATGGATGACCCTGAAATCCAACTTCATGATTATAGGTTGGTTATTGAGGATGTGCATGAAAGCTACAACACTAGCATCGGGCCAAAAATCCAGCTTCCCTACAATTGGTATGTAACTGatgaagaggaaagggaaaataTGGAAGCCAAAGGCAAAGAAATTAATCTCGCTAATATTGGCCTTTAA
- the LOC112770931 gene encoding disease resistance protein Roq1 isoform X3, giving the protein MQPRVEGLEKLLKLRSEDDGFRVLGLWGMGGIGKTTHATALYDRISYQFDASCFVENVSKLYNDGGAMAIQKQILRQALDEKNLDTYSPSEISGIITNRLHSIKVLVVLDNVDHLKQLEELAINPKLLCEGSRIIITTRDEHILKAYGADDVHNVPLLSDKEAHELFSRKAFKREGPSNHCEELIPEVLKYAQRHPLTIRVVGSFLCSRNAAQWRDALDRLRNNQEDEITNVLRISYDGLKYEEQEIFLHIACFFRGEREDYVKRILDVCGLHPIIGISVIAEKSLITIRNQEIHMHEMLQELGKKIVREKYPQEPGSWSRIWSYKDFHRVLMSETGKNKIKAIVLDVKEDITECNELTEGLSKMKYLELLIIHQKEYYSGGPIRSLSNYLKYLSWHDYPFPSLPSVFHPSQSLVEMNLPGSSIKRLWEGRKNFVYLTRIDLSNSKELTEMPNFECCTNLKRLDLSGCTKLQQIHPSIGFLTRLVYLNLRDCSSLVSLNFGDDKCKLSSLIVLHLSGCTKLKSTPDFSGLLNLEYLDLEQCTSLVYMHNSIWALEKLRSLSLRDNINLKGGPNGMACMTSLHTLDFQGCSNLSELRLVISRHETVRHYSTLREAIHSQVLEALTFLDLGFCNLSKVPEDIGELKGLERLNLQGNRFTSLPYTIGRLSRLAYLNLEQCFNLHSLPQLPFFNDSLGGRYFKTVSGSRNQGSGLYMFCCRIFDNCRCLNWVLVWLTRMIEQPCHFRCGFDIVIPGNEIPSWYFNHQFEGGTAIRIVDTDVDDNCIGFTFCVAFCVTNPSAVSSSSHNRLSTSLPSPLYLSFESEQAEEIFCMPCHLDCNPQFKTARKQNFDHVWIIYISRPHCHFVKTGANITFKACPGIEMKNWGLQMVFKQHIEAIKRNLKRQSKVDPFYYLMDDPEIQLHDYRLVIEDVHESYNTSIGPKIQLPYNWYVTDEEERENMEAKGKEINLANIGL; this is encoded by the exons ATGCAACCTCGTGTGGAAGGATTGGAAAAGCTTCTCAAGTTAAGATCAGAGGATGATGGCTTTCGAGTTTTAGGATTATGGGGGATGGGCGGTATAGGAAAGACAACTCATGCTACTGCCTTATATGATAGAATCTCTTATCAATTTGATGCTTCTTGTTTTGTTGAGAACGTGAGCAAACTTTACAATGATGGTGGTGCTATGGCCATACAAAAACAAATTCTTCGTCAAGCTCTGgatgaaaaaaatttagatacTTACAGTCCTTCCGAGATATCTGGAATTATAACAAATAGGCTACACAGTATAAAGGTTCTTGTTGTGTTGGACAATGTTGATCACCTAAAGCAATTAGAAGAGTTGGCTATCAATCCTAAATTGCTTTGTGAAGGGAGTAGAATAATCATAACCACCAGGGATGAGCATATTTTAAAAGCGTATGGAGCCGATGATGTTCACAATGTTCCCCTATTGAGTGATAAAGAAGCTCATGAGCTGTTTAGTAGAAAAGCCTTCAAGAGAGAGGGTCCAAGCAACCATTGTGAGGAGCTGATTCCTGAAGTACTTAAATACGCTCAAAGACATCCACTGACAATTAGAGTGGTGGGTTCTTTCTTGTGTTCCCGCAATGCTGCCCAATGGAGAGATGCCTTGGATAGATTAAGGAATAATCAAGAAGACGAAATTACAAACGTGCTTCGGATAAGTTATGACGGGCTAAAATATGAGGAGCAAGAAATATTTCTACACATTGCTTGTTTTTTCAGAGGGGAGAGGGAGGATTATGTAAAGAGAATATTAGATGTTTGTGGATTACATCCTATTATTGGAATTTCAGTTATTGCGGAGAAATCACTCATAACCATTAGAAACCAGGAAATTCATATGCATGAGATGTTGCAAGAATTGGGAAAGAAAATCGTTCGGGAGAAATATCCTCAAGAACCTGGATCATGGAGTAGAATATGGAGTTACAAGGATTTTCATCGTGTCTTGATGTCAGAAACG GGAAAAAATAAGATTAAAGCCATAGTTCTTGATGTGAAAGAGGATATCACCGAATGCAATGAGTTGACTGAAGGTTTGTCCAAAATGAAGTATCTTGAGCTGCTGATTATACATCAAAAGGAGTACTATTCAGGAGGACCCATCAGATCACTTTCTAATTATCTGAAGTATCTTTCATGGCATGATTACCCTTTCCCTTCTTTGCCATCAGTGTTTCACCCTTCACAAAGTCTCGTTGAAATGAATTTGCCTGGTAGCAGTATCAAACGCCTATGGGAAGGCCGTAAG AATTTTGTCTACCTGACAAGAATTGATTTGAGCAACTCGAAAGAGCTTACGGAAATGCCAAATTTTGAATGTTGCACAAATCTTAAGCGATTAGATCTTTCAGGATGCACAAAACTACAGCAGATCCACCCTTCAATCGGATTTCTTACACGACTTGTCTACTTGAATTTGAGGGACTGCAGTAGTTTGGTTAGCCTCAACTTTGGTGATGATAAATGCAAGTTAAGTTCTCTGATAGTTCTACACCTCTCAGGCTGCACAAAATTGAAAAGTACGCCAGATTTTTCAGGGCTCTTAAATCTAGAATATCTTGATCTTGAACAATGTACAAGTTTGGTTTATATGCATAACTCTATTTGGGCCCTTGAAAAACTTAGATCTTTGAGTTTGAGAGATAATATAAACCTTAAGGGGGGACCTAATGGCATGGCTTGTATGACATCTCTTCATACTCTAGATTTTCAAGGCTGCTCAAACCTTTCAGAACTTCGGCTTGTTATTAGCAGACATGAAACAGTCAGACATTACTCAACTCTTCGCGAGGCTATCCATTCACAGGTTCTGGAAGCTTTAACATTTCTGGATCTTGGCTTTTGCAATCTATCAAAGGTTCCTGAGGATATTGGGGAATTAAAGGGGTTAGAAAGACTAAATTTACAGGGAAACAGATTCACTAGTTTACCCTATACGATTGGGAGGCTTTCCAGGCTAGCATATTTGAACTTAGAACAATGCTTTAATCTTCATTCACTGCCTCAACTCCCATTTTTTAATGACTCGTTAGGAGGACGATATTTTAAAACAGTGTCCGGATCAAGGAATCAGGGGTCAGGACTATATATGTTTTGTTGTCGCATATTTGACAATTGTCGCTGTCTAAATTGGGTATTGGTCTGGCTAACAAGAATGATTGAG CAACCTTGTCATTTTAGGTGTGGCTTTGACATTGTTATCCCCGGGAATGAAATTCCATCGTGGTATTTCAATCATCAATTTGAGGGCGGAACAGCAATAAGGATAGTGGACACAGATGTGGATGACAATTGCATTGGCTTTACCTTTTGTGTAGCATTTTGTGTAACCAATCCTTCGGCAGTTTCTAGTTCTTCACATAATCGGCTGTCCACATCGTTGCCAAGTCCATTATATCTTTCCTTTGAAAGTGAACAAGCAGAAGAAATCTTCTGTATGCCATGCCATTTAGACTGCAACCCTCAGTTTAAAACTGCGAGGAAGCAAAATTTTGATCATGTCTGGATTATCTATATTTCTCGGCCACACTGCCATTTTGTGAAAACAGGAGCCAATATCACATTTAAAGCCTGCCCAGGGATTGAAATGAAGAACTGGGGGCTGCAAATGGTATTCAAGCAACATATAGAGGCAATTAAAAGAAACTTGAAACGCCAAAGTAAGGTTGACCCTTTTTATTATCTTATGGATGACCCTGAAATCCAACTTCATGATTATAGGTTGGTTATTGAGGATGTGCATGAAAGCTACAACACTAGCATCGGGCCAAAAATCCAGCTTCCCTACAATTGGTATGTAACTGatgaagaggaaagggaaaataTGGAAGCCAAAGGCAAAGAAATTAATCTCGCTAATATTGGCCTTTAA
- the LOC112770931 gene encoding disease resistance protein Roq1 isoform X2: MTSRPMDSSNRIESSSATAPRRICKCDVFISFRGPDTRNTLVDHLYNHLIRKGIFTFKDDKTLEQGQPISSQLLQAIRDSRISIVVFSPDYAASTWCLDEMAAIVDCQREFNQAVFPVFYDVDPSHVRKQNGVYQEAFISHSQKFTQDPAKVQRWKSAMTTLANSVGWDVRNKPEFGEIEKIVQKIVKTLNHKFSGFVDDLIGMQPRVEGLEKLLKLRSEDDGFRVLGLWGMGGIGKTTHATALYDRISYQFDASCFVENVSKLYNDGGAMAIQKQILRQALDEKNLDTYSPSEISGIITNRLHSIKVLVVLDNVDHLKQLEELAINPKLLCEGSRIIITTRDEHILKAYGADDVHNVPLLSDKEAHELFSRKAFKREGPSNHCEELIPEVLKYAQRHPLTIRVVGSFLCSRNAAQWRDALDRLRNNQEDEITNVLRISYDGLKYEEQEIFLHIACFFRGEREDYVKRILDVCGLHPIIGISVIAEKSLITIRNQEIHMHEMLQELGKKIVREKYPQEPGSWSRIWSYKDFHRVLMSETGKNKIKAIVLDVKEDITECNELTEGLSKMKYLELLIIHQKEYYSGGPIRSLSNYLKYLSWHDYPFPSLPSVFHPSQSLVEMNLPGSSIKRLWEGRKNFVYLTRIDLSNSKELTEMPNFECCTNLKRLDLSGCTKLQQIHPSIGFLTRLVYLNLRDCSSLVSLNFGDDKCKLSSLIVLHLSGCTKLKSTPDFSGLLNLEYLDLEQCTSLVYMHNSIWALEKLRSLSLRDNINLKGGPNGMACMTSLHTLDFQGCSNLSELRLVISRHETVRHYSTLREAIHSQVLEALTFLDLGFCNLSKVPEDIGELKGLERLNLQGNRFTSLPYTIGRLSRLAYLNLEQCFNLHSLPQLPFFNDSLGGRYFKTVSGSRNQGSGLYMFCCRIFDNCRCLNWVLVWLTRMIEQPCHFRCGFDIVIPGNEIPSWYFNHQFEGGTAIRIVDTDVDDNCIGFTFCVAFCVTNPSAVSSSSHNRLSTSLPSPLYLSFESEQAEEIFCMPCHLDCNPQFKTARKQNFDHVWIIYISRPHCHFVKTGANITFKACPGIEMKNWGLQMVFKQHIEVGY, encoded by the exons ATGACCTCTCGCCCGATGGATTCCAGCAACCGCATCGAAAGCAGCAGCGCCACCGCACCTCGGCGGATCTGCAAATGCGACGTGTTCATCAGTTTCAGGGGTCCCGACACCCGCAACACTTTGGTTGATCATCTCTACAATCACCTCATCCGAAAAGGCATCTTCACCTTCAAGGATGACAAGACGCTGGAGCAAGGTCAACCCATTTCATCACAGCTCCTGCAAGCAATTAGGGATTCAAGGATTTCCATTGTTGTCTTCTCACCAGATTATGCAGCCTCCACTTGGTGCTTAGATGAAATGGCTGCTATTGTTGACTGCCAAAGAGAGTTCAATCAAGCTGTCTTCCCGGTTTTCTATGATGTGGATCCCTCTCATGTGCGCAAACAGAACGGTGTGTACCAGGAAGCTTTTATCTCCCATTCACAGAAATTCACACAAGACCCAGCAAAGGTCCAACGCTGGAAGAGTGCTATGACCACTTTGGCCAATTCTGTTGGCTGGGATGTTAGAAATAA GCCAGAGTTTGGAGAGATtgaaaaaattgttcaaaaaatAGTGAAAACATTGAATCATAAATTCTCTGGGTTTGTTGATGACTTAATTGGGATGCAACCTCGTGTGGAAGGATTGGAAAAGCTTCTCAAGTTAAGATCAGAGGATGATGGCTTTCGAGTTTTAGGATTATGGGGGATGGGCGGTATAGGAAAGACAACTCATGCTACTGCCTTATATGATAGAATCTCTTATCAATTTGATGCTTCTTGTTTTGTTGAGAACGTGAGCAAACTTTACAATGATGGTGGTGCTATGGCCATACAAAAACAAATTCTTCGTCAAGCTCTGgatgaaaaaaatttagatacTTACAGTCCTTCCGAGATATCTGGAATTATAACAAATAGGCTACACAGTATAAAGGTTCTTGTTGTGTTGGACAATGTTGATCACCTAAAGCAATTAGAAGAGTTGGCTATCAATCCTAAATTGCTTTGTGAAGGGAGTAGAATAATCATAACCACCAGGGATGAGCATATTTTAAAAGCGTATGGAGCCGATGATGTTCACAATGTTCCCCTATTGAGTGATAAAGAAGCTCATGAGCTGTTTAGTAGAAAAGCCTTCAAGAGAGAGGGTCCAAGCAACCATTGTGAGGAGCTGATTCCTGAAGTACTTAAATACGCTCAAAGACATCCACTGACAATTAGAGTGGTGGGTTCTTTCTTGTGTTCCCGCAATGCTGCCCAATGGAGAGATGCCTTGGATAGATTAAGGAATAATCAAGAAGACGAAATTACAAACGTGCTTCGGATAAGTTATGACGGGCTAAAATATGAGGAGCAAGAAATATTTCTACACATTGCTTGTTTTTTCAGAGGGGAGAGGGAGGATTATGTAAAGAGAATATTAGATGTTTGTGGATTACATCCTATTATTGGAATTTCAGTTATTGCGGAGAAATCACTCATAACCATTAGAAACCAGGAAATTCATATGCATGAGATGTTGCAAGAATTGGGAAAGAAAATCGTTCGGGAGAAATATCCTCAAGAACCTGGATCATGGAGTAGAATATGGAGTTACAAGGATTTTCATCGTGTCTTGATGTCAGAAACG GGAAAAAATAAGATTAAAGCCATAGTTCTTGATGTGAAAGAGGATATCACCGAATGCAATGAGTTGACTGAAGGTTTGTCCAAAATGAAGTATCTTGAGCTGCTGATTATACATCAAAAGGAGTACTATTCAGGAGGACCCATCAGATCACTTTCTAATTATCTGAAGTATCTTTCATGGCATGATTACCCTTTCCCTTCTTTGCCATCAGTGTTTCACCCTTCACAAAGTCTCGTTGAAATGAATTTGCCTGGTAGCAGTATCAAACGCCTATGGGAAGGCCGTAAG AATTTTGTCTACCTGACAAGAATTGATTTGAGCAACTCGAAAGAGCTTACGGAAATGCCAAATTTTGAATGTTGCACAAATCTTAAGCGATTAGATCTTTCAGGATGCACAAAACTACAGCAGATCCACCCTTCAATCGGATTTCTTACACGACTTGTCTACTTGAATTTGAGGGACTGCAGTAGTTTGGTTAGCCTCAACTTTGGTGATGATAAATGCAAGTTAAGTTCTCTGATAGTTCTACACCTCTCAGGCTGCACAAAATTGAAAAGTACGCCAGATTTTTCAGGGCTCTTAAATCTAGAATATCTTGATCTTGAACAATGTACAAGTTTGGTTTATATGCATAACTCTATTTGGGCCCTTGAAAAACTTAGATCTTTGAGTTTGAGAGATAATATAAACCTTAAGGGGGGACCTAATGGCATGGCTTGTATGACATCTCTTCATACTCTAGATTTTCAAGGCTGCTCAAACCTTTCAGAACTTCGGCTTGTTATTAGCAGACATGAAACAGTCAGACATTACTCAACTCTTCGCGAGGCTATCCATTCACAGGTTCTGGAAGCTTTAACATTTCTGGATCTTGGCTTTTGCAATCTATCAAAGGTTCCTGAGGATATTGGGGAATTAAAGGGGTTAGAAAGACTAAATTTACAGGGAAACAGATTCACTAGTTTACCCTATACGATTGGGAGGCTTTCCAGGCTAGCATATTTGAACTTAGAACAATGCTTTAATCTTCATTCACTGCCTCAACTCCCATTTTTTAATGACTCGTTAGGAGGACGATATTTTAAAACAGTGTCCGGATCAAGGAATCAGGGGTCAGGACTATATATGTTTTGTTGTCGCATATTTGACAATTGTCGCTGTCTAAATTGGGTATTGGTCTGGCTAACAAGAATGATTGAG CAACCTTGTCATTTTAGGTGTGGCTTTGACATTGTTATCCCCGGGAATGAAATTCCATCGTGGTATTTCAATCATCAATTTGAGGGCGGAACAGCAATAAGGATAGTGGACACAGATGTGGATGACAATTGCATTGGCTTTACCTTTTGTGTAGCATTTTGTGTAACCAATCCTTCGGCAGTTTCTAGTTCTTCACATAATCGGCTGTCCACATCGTTGCCAAGTCCATTATATCTTTCCTTTGAAAGTGAACAAGCAGAAGAAATCTTCTGTATGCCATGCCATTTAGACTGCAACCCTCAGTTTAAAACTGCGAGGAAGCAAAATTTTGATCATGTCTGGATTATCTATATTTCTCGGCCACACTGCCATTTTGTGAAAACAGGAGCCAATATCACATTTAAAGCCTGCCCAGGGATTGAAATGAAGAACTGGGGGCTGCAAATGGTATTCAAGCAACATATAGAG GTTGGTTATTGA